The following are from one region of the Malassezia vespertilionis chromosome 4, complete sequence genome:
- a CDS encoding uncharacterized protein (TransMembrane:3 (o52-79i213-232o252-275i); EggNog:ENOG503P3K9; COG:S) — protein sequence MTSEESKASGLYVCQDEAVAAAAPYVSSGYVSRRPSTWRDWFAVGPLDFRQYFYLIAMHGFGCMVLSGAANFGVACAMYRTDNGHKITVWAFKDNTIAGDMGVTIIIQQLITTIISTAMTHFDLRHGMKPLRRPWPPMMHFPSNPTPNGSWLGTKMPSVVREKGLAPLYMGNAEGKSRFVAIILWFLRATSTGSERNVFYQRGITFRQRIERLAWTALQGLWLAVLSFWWYWPIAIAIVAPIFEHKDMRGSWAPPLIKLIFGGVLGLLTNPYIALASLGAESSVRRVYPNAPGLPGEEQEEDVTTQLFSSTPTEPHVLQEVKTGQ from the coding sequence ATGACCAGCGAGGAGAGCAAGGCAAGCGGTCTCTATGTGTGCCAGGACGAGGCTGtggctgcggctgcgccgTACGTGAGCTCTGGTTACGTTtcgcgccgtccaagcACTTGGCGTGACTGGTTTGCGGTCGGCCCGCTTGATTTTCGACAATATTTTTATCTTATCGCCATGCATGGTTTTGGGTGTATGGTCCTCAGCGGTGCGGCGAACTTCGGTGTCGCGTGTGCCATGTACCGTACAGATAATGGACACAAAATCACAGTTTGGGCGTTCAAAGATAATACCATTGCCGGTGATATGGGCGTCACTATAATCATCCAACAGCTCATCACAACAATCATTTCCACAGCCATGACACACTTTGATTTGCGTCATGGAATGAAGCCGCTCCGTCGTCCATGGCCTCCGATGATGCATTTTCCATCCAACCCAACGCCGAACGGATCGTGGCTGGGGACCAAAATGCCATCggtcgtgcgcgaaaaaggACTTGCGCCGTTGTACATGGGCAATGCGGAAGGCAAGTCGCGCTTTGTCGCCATTATTCTTTGGTTCCTGCGTGCAACCAGCACAGGTAGCGAGCGCAATGTGTTTTACCAGCGCGGCATCACATTTcgccagcgcatcgagcggcTGGCATGGACTGCGCTCCAGGGTCTTTGGCTCGCTGTGCTCTCTTTCTGGTGGTATTGGCCAATAGCAATTGCAATCGTCGCGCCCATTTTTGAGCACAAGGATATGCGGGGATCGTGGGCACCGCCGCTCATCAAGCTCATTTTCGGCGGCGTCTTGGGCCTGCTCACTAATCCATATATTGCGCTCGCGAGCCTTGGCGCAGAGTCaagtgtgcggcgcgtctaTCCAAACGCGCCAGGACTACCGGGTGAGGAGCAGGAGGAAGACGTCACTACGCAGCTCTTTTCCTCAACACCGACCGAACCACATGTCCTTCAAGAAGTGAAAACGGGACAGTAA
- a CDS encoding IMP dehydrogenase (EggNog:ENOG503NVXY; COG:F; BUSCO:EOG09261T6U) → MAKVHSAKVLPPSAAAAELKTYKHGDGLALNELIDSRNHGGLTYNDFLVLPGFIDFPASGVDLRTRVTRNVVLNAPFISSPMDTVTEVEMAVSIALMGGMGVIHNNMSPAEQAAMVRKVKMFENGFIVDPLVLSPNETVGDVLEIKDRLGFAGIPITENGALKSKLVGIVTARDIQFRDPCTSLADVMTRDLVTAPMGITLEEANRILRDSKKGKLPIIDHAGNLVSLLARSDLLKNQDYPLASKLPESKQLYCAAAIGTRLHDRDRLDLLMEAGLDVVVLDSSQGNSVYQVDMIRWIKSKYPKLEVIAGNVVTREQAATLIEAGADALRIGMGSGSICITQEVMAVGRPQGTAVYAVAEFARKFGVPVIADGGIQNVGHIAKALCLGASAVMMGGLLAGTTESPGEYFYREGQRLKGYRGMGSIEAMEHQKRKQFHGATGRAAAKVDQLAIEVGSENAATQRYFSESDAVKVAQGVSGAVQDKGSVKKFVPYLYTGMQHSLQDMGVQSVDTLRDAAENGTLRFELRTASAQLEGGVHGLSHYEKRLFSSNT, encoded by the exons ATGGCGAAAGTGCACAGTGCTAAAGTACTCCCGCCCTCTGCAGCGGCAGCTGAGCTAAAGACGTACAAGCATGGCGATGGTCTCGCGTTGAATGAGCTCATCGATTCGCGCAATCATGGTGGCCTTACGTACAACGACTTTCTCGTTCTTCCCGGTTTTATCGATTTCCCGGCGTCGGGGGtcgatttgcgcacgcgtgtGACGCGCAATGTGGTGCTCAACGCGCCATTTATATCGAGTCCTATGGATACTGTGACTGAGGTGGAAATGGCCGTCTCGATTGCATTGATGGGCGGTATGGGTGTCATTCACAACAACATGTCGCCGGCCGAGCAGGCCGCGATGGTGCGCAAGGTCAAGATGTTTGAGAATGGCTTCATTGTCGATCCCCTTGTTCTTAGTCCGAACGAGACGGTAGGCGATGTGCTGGAAATTAAGGATCGTCTTGGGTTTGCAGGCATCCCCATCACCG aaaacggcgcgctgaaGAGCAAGCTTGTCGGGATTGtcactgcgcgcgacatTCAATTCCGCGATCCCTGCACGAGCCTCGCAGATGTAATGACACGCGACCTTGTCACTGCGCCGATGGGCATTACGCTCGAAGAGGCCAACcgcattttgcgcgacaGCAAGAAAGGCAAGCTTCCCATCATTGACCACGCCGGCAACCTCGTCTCTCTCCTCGCGCGTTCGGACTTGCTCAAAAACCAGGACTACCCGCTTGCTTCCAAGCTGCCGGAAAGCAAGCAACTGTACTGTGCGGCTGCAATCGGTACGCGCCTCCACGACCGCGACCGTCTTGATCTCTTGATGGAGGCAGGCTTGGACGTGGTCGTGCTGGACTCGTCGCAAGGCAACTCGGTCTACCAAGTGGACATGATTCGCTGGATCAAGTCGAAATACCCGAAACTTGAGGTGATTGCGGGCAATGTTGTCACGCGCGAGCAAGCAGCTACGCTGATCGAGGCtggcgccgacgcgctccgtATCGGCATGGGCTCCGGCTCGATCTGTATCACGCAGGAGGTCATGGCCGTGGGCCGTCCGCAGGGCACTGCGGTGTATGCAGTTGCAgagtttgcgcgcaagttTGGCGTGCCTGTGATTGCCGATGGCGGTATCCAAAACGTGGGCCACATTGCGAAAGCGCTCTGCCTCGGCGCGAGTGCCGTGATGATGGGCGGCCTGCTTGCCGGCACGACAGAGAGTCCCGGCGAGTACTTCTACCGCGAGGGCCAACGTCTCAAAGGCTACCGCGGTATGGGCTCGATCGAGGCGATGGAGCACCAAAAACGCAAGCAGTTCCACGGCGCAACGggccgtgcagcggcgAAGGTCGACCAACTCGCCATTGAGGTTGGCTCCGAAAAtgctgcgacgcagcgctaTTTCTCCGAGAGCGATGCCGTCAAGGTCGCGCAAGGTGTCAGCGGTGCGGTCCAGGACAAGGGCAGTGTAAAAAAGTTTGTTCCCTACTTGTACACGGGCATGCAGCACTCGCTCCAGGATATGGGCGTGCAGAGCGTTGATAcattgcgcgacgcagccgAGAACGGTACGCTCCGCTttgagctgcgcaccgccagTGCCCAGCTCGAGGGCGGTGTGCACGGCCTGTCGCACTACGAAAAGCGCCTCTTTTCCTCGAATACGTAG
- a CDS encoding uncharacterized protein (COG:Q; EggNog:ENOG503NUGI) produces the protein MRRNSVSGVSPYASGATVCVHTPPLTACCMRLSAAERDLVQKTKAAMDASDAAALQAAIHAHIALPAGQRSMQACDAMIEAMCQPTSQRRPIPELMCVYRSMLTHGPAPGHFTFARLLDALCDAAMDNDEYLSLALELTDTAHAMLLPFTSTAAYNAVLRACAKHGKSTEAVHVLAYMEDNLLTTKDADSYQYMIESFARNTGRKYPHEPIEEQRARRRQACTLIFATFESVAQGVAAISRYAASFSPERCAGVWYAMLHAHFAQGSPVDAVSLFERMIAIQASRNVLPVTEQITSTMVLGFVRADDCRSAVQWLRQLQTANLAQPNTAVLEEVLASVMAQPHAEAVQYMVSLAEYFLQGAPVPLPVASCCVRHLATLLEMPKAWTAMDDAVLHALDVLAALARHVFASYTASHPMSTMSQTAPVAALFCLVAKLAMSKRPVEAAALFAVAVASLRNADQSAAAYVALLRSAYHLPMAIADAAAEAQGAGPDDACVRFTAMASLVSPNLRGMHGSFVDGHNSALIRLYEATSRDLKGDLASLPLQCEAWQCVVDAYCVEEHSARDSTAFTAESGFGKLLKELALLAPRIQLDLTRAQTVLHAKYGDAALGVLQPWTAPDTAQTKARHQVPAPSEQHLLRAALQDGAHAPHLAPFKSLDMVLGNAIQALARPQGEVDVESLYQRVEKSVAQGKFPPPSALAVLITAFGRMGRLETLDALYTMGLHVLASHPNSSEWRTSQWVQLEDGMVTALSHSGAADRANGHRERLIASGHAPSASSYAALIATIQERTDDAVVAEDLFNESQQLGVRPTTYLYNTVISKLSRARKAEQALRLFDAMRDTNLRPSSVTYGAAINACVRTGDEARATQLFAEMEAQPSFQPRVPPYNTMIQYYVHSCMDRTKALRYYEKMQKVGVRPSAHTYKLLLDVWGAIAPVQPDKQQLIFSKLVADRLVGVQGTHWASLIHTQGAVLRDLDRALEIFESIAEHAPAVGRSRLSTVPDAVVYESLFSVFVAHHRSDLMPAYLARMIRQGIFPTAYIANLLIKGYAQDGPMGLIEARRVFDAMIDPPAGIAAAGNHLPRHQGAGALGLRRERFDQRGGRHGCKHTLDRTNVLGALVNREPSTYDAMIRAELSFGHTAQAMLLLERMEARAFPAALLNRARALFDHATPCATST, from the coding sequence atgcgccgcaactcCGTCTCTGGCGTCTCCCCGTACGCCAGCGGCGCTACCGTATGTGTGCATACGCCGCCGCTCACAGCCTGCTGCATGCGACTTTCCGCGGCCGAGCGTGACTTGGTCCAAAAGACGAAGGCGGCCATGGATGCTTCggacgcagcagcgctacAAGCTGCGATTCAtgcgcacattgcgctCCCAGCCGGGCAACGGAGCATGCAGGCATGTGATGCAATGATCGAGGCCATGTGCCAACCAACATCTCAGCGCCGGCCAATTCCCGAGCTGATGTGTGTGTACCGCAGCATGCTTACGCATGGCCCCGCGCCCGGCCACTTTACATTTGCACGCCTCCTCGACGCACTGTGCGACGCGGCCATGGACAACGACGAGTACCTTTctcttgcgctggagctTACCGATACAGCTCACGCGATGCTGCTTCCATTCaccagcaccgccgcctACAATGCGGTactgcgtgcgtgcgccaagcatgGCAAGTCGACAGAGGCCGTGCACGTCCTTGCGTACATGGAAGACAACCTCCTCACGACCAAGGACGCCGACTCGTACCAATACATGATCGAGTCATTTGCACGCAATACTGGGCGCAAGTATCCACATGAGCCCAtcgaggagcagcgcgcgcgccgacgccaaGCGTGCACATTGATCTTTGCGACGTTCGAGTCCGTCGCGCAAGGCGTCGCTGCAATTTCGCGCTACGCGGCGTCGTTCAGCCCCGAGCGCTGTGCGGGTGTATGGTATGCcatgctgcacgcgcacttTGCTCAGGGCAGCCCGGTGGATGCCGTGTCGCTTTTTGAGCGCATGATTGCGATCCAAGCATCGCGCAATGTCCTCCCTGTCACGGAGCAGATTACGTCGACAATGGTGCTTGGTTTTGTTCGCGCAGATGACTGCCGTTCTGCCGTGCAGTGGCTCCGCCAGCTCCAAACGGCTAATCTTGCGCAGCCGAACACAGCGGTGCTGGAAGAAGTGCTCGCGAGTGTCATGGCGCAGCCGCACGCAGAAGCAGTGCAGTATATGGTCTCGCTTGCCGAGTATTTTTTGCAAGGTGCACCGGTGCCATTGCCAGTAGCTTCTTGCTGTGTGCGGCACCTTGCCACGCTTCTCGAGATGCCGAAGGCATGGACCGCAATGGACGATGCAGTGCTGCATGCATTGGACGTCTtggccgcgcttgcacggCACGTATTTGCCTCGTACACAGCGTCCCATCCCATGAGCACCATGAGCCAGACTGCGCCCGTGGCGGCTCTTTTTTGCCTTGTGGCCAAGCTTGCCATGTCGAAACGCCCTGTCGAGGCCGCTGCCTTGTTTGCCGTCGCTGtcgcctcgctgcgcaatgcagaTCAAAGCGCAGCCGCGTACGTAGCACTACTCCGCAGTGCCTACCATTTGCCCATGGCAATTGCGGACGCTGCGGCCGAGGCACAGGGCGCTGGGCCAGACGACGCCTGCGTGCGCTTTACCGCCATGGCAAGTCTTGTCTCGCCGAatttgcgcggcatgcatgGCTCGTTTGTGGACGGGCACAACAGCGCATTAATCCGCTTGTACGAGGCGACCAGCCGCGACTTGAAGGGCGACTTGGCCTCGTTGCCGCTACAATGCGAAGCGTGGCAGTGTGTCGTAGACGCATACTGTGTAGAGGAACACTCTGCACGGGACAGCACGGCGTTCACAGCGGAGAGTGGCtttggcaagctgctcaaagAGCTCGCATTGCTCGCACCGCGCATCCAACTCGACTTGACACGTGCGCAAACGGTGCTTCATGCCAAGTAtggcgacgcggcgcttggcgtgctgcagccATGGACCGCGCCCGACACTGCACAGACCAAGGCACGCCACCAAgtgccagcgccgagcgagcAGCACCTTTTGCGTGCTGCTTTGCAagatggcgcgcacgcgccgcaccttgCCCCGTTCAAGTCGCTCGACATGGTGCTGGGAAACGCCATCCAAGCGCTCGCTCGGCCCCAGGGCGAAGTCGACGTGGAGTCTTTGTACCAGCGCGTGGAGaaaagcgtcgcgcaaggcaAATTTCcaccgcccagcgcacTTGCCGTGCTCATCACTGCGTTTGGGCGCATGGGGCGCCTTGAgacgctcgacgcgctgtaCACCATGGGCCTGCATGTGCTGGCCTCGCACCCAAACAGTTCCGAGTGGCGCACGAGCCAGTGGGTCCAGCTCGAGGACGGCATGGTCACTGCGCTTTcacacagcggcgcggcggacCGTGCGAATGGACACCGCGAGCGCTTGATTGCCTCTggccatgcgccgagcgcgagcagctaTGCCGCGTTGATCGCCACGATCCAGGAGCGCACGGATGACGCGGTGGTCGCCGAGGACTTGTTCAACGAGTCGCAACAActcggcgtgcgcccaaCGACCTACCTGTACAACACCGTCATCTCGAAGCTTTCCCGTGCACGCAAAGCCGAGCAGGCGCTCCGCCTGTTTgacgcgatgcgcgacaCCAACCTGCGCCCGAGCAGCGTCACATATGGCGCTGCAATTAATGCATGTGTGCGCACaggcgacgaggcgcgcgcgacacaGCTTtttgccgagatggagGCACAGCCGAGCTTCCAGCCGCGTGTTCCGCCGTACAATACCATGATCCAGTACTATGTACACAGCTGCATGGACCGCACCAAGGCGTTACGGTACTATGAAAAGATGCAAAAGGTAGGTGTACGTCCCAGTGCGCATACGTACAAGCTCCTCCTCGACGTCTGGGGCGCGATCGCTCCTGTGCAGCCCGACAAACAGCAGCTCATATTTTCCAAGCTGGTAGCGGACCGGCTTGTGGGTGTACAAGGAACGCATTGGGCCTCGCTCATTCACACCCagggcgcggtgctgcgcgattTGGACCGCGCACTGGAAATCTTTGAGTCgattgccgagcacgcgcCTGCGGTTGGGCGCAGCCGTCTGAGCACCGTGCCGGATGCAGTCGTGTACGAGTCGTTGTTTTCTGTGTTTGTAGCGCACCATCGCTCGGACTTGATGCCGGCGTACCTTGCGCGTATGATCCGACAAGGCATCTTTCCTACTGCCTACATTGCCAACCTGCTCATCAAGGGGTACGCACAGGACGGGCCGATGGGACTcatcgaggcgcgccgcgtgttTGACGCCATGATTGATCCCCCGGCGGGCATTGCCGCGGCCGGAAATCATTTGCCGCGGCACCAAGGCGCTGGTGCGCTGGGACTGCGTCGCGAGCGATTTGATCAGCGCGGGGGCCGGCACGGGTGCAAGCATACCCTCGACCGTACCAatgtgcttggcgcgctggtgAATCgcgagccaagcacgtACGATGCCATGATCCGTGCAGAGCTTTCGTTTGGGCACACGGCGCAGGCAATGCTCCTGCTTGAGCGCATggaggcgcgtgcatttcCTGCCGCGCTGTTGAACCGTGCGCGAGCATTGTTTGATCACGCCACCCCTTGTGCAACGTCTACTTGA
- the RVB1 gene encoding RuvB ATP-dependent DNA helicase pontin (COG:L; EggNog:ENOG503NV13), which translates to MASGASQSAVPLASTAARDARIATHSHIKGLGLDEHGVAIELARGFVGQKSAREACGLVLDLIRQRKFAGRALLLAGGPGTGKTALALGMAHELGHKVPFCPMVGSEVYSTEVKKTEVLMENFRRAIGLRVRETKEVYEGELTELTPTEAENPLSGYGKTIVHVVIALKTVKGTKQLRLDPSIYESILKERVSVGDVIYIEANTGAVKRVGRSDAYATEFDLEADEYVPLPKGDVQKRKEVVQDVTLHDLDMANAKPQGGQDIMSVVGQLVKGRRTEITDKLRAEINKVVDKYIQQGIAELVPGVLFIDEVHMLDIECFTYLNRALESTISPHVILATNRGQSTVRGTEFDGAGVTAPHGIPLDLLDRCMIVRTLPYSQDEIQGVIRIRTGIEGIVVADDALTKLTELGARTSLRFALQILAPASVLASVLGRSEITVQDVEQANSLFLDARESARNLQSGMLGSAPSGSDGTLMDVA; encoded by the coding sequence ATGGCCAGCGGAGCTAGTCAAAGCGCAGTGCCTCTTGCGTCCACTGCTGCACGCGATGCACGCATTGCGACGCATTCACACATTAAAGGCCTTGGTTTGGATGAGCATGGTGTTGCCATTGAACTGGCCCGCGGGTTTGTCGGTCAAAAatctgcgcgcgaggcgtgTGGTCTTGTGCTCGATTTGATCCGCCAGCGAAAATTTGCGGGGCGTGCACTGCTGCTTGCGGGTGGTCCGGGTACGGGAAAGactgcgcttgcacttGGTATGGCGCATGAGCTTGGGCACAAGGTGCCGTTCTGCCCCATGGTTGGCTCGGAAGTGTACAGCACCGAGGTGAAGAAGACCGAGGTGCTGATGGAAAACTTTCGCCGTGCGATTGgtttgcgcgtgcgcgagaccAAGGAAGTATACGAAGGCGAGCTCACAGAGCTCACTCCCACAGAGGCCGAGAATCCCCTTTCTGGCTACGGCAAAACGATTGTACACGTGGTGATTGCGCTCAAGACTGTTAAAGGCACCAAGCAACTGCGCCTTGACCCCAGCATCTACGAGAGTATTCTTAAAGAGCGCGTGAGTGTTGGCGATGTGATATACATCGAGGCCAACACGGGCGCCGTCAAGCGTGTCGGCCGCTCCGATGCGTACGCAACGGAATTCGACCTCGAAGCGGACGAGTACGTCCCGCTGCCCAAGGGCGATGTGCAGAAGCGAAAAGAGGTTGTGCAAGACGTGACACTGCACGACTTGGATATGGCGAATGCGAAGCCACAGGGTGGGCAGGATATTATGAGTGTGGTTGGCCAGCTTGTAAAGGGCAGGCGCACCGAAATTACCGACAAGCTCCGTGCTGAGATTAACAAGGTTGTGGACAAATACATTCAGCAGGgcattgccgagcttgtgcCCGGTGTACTGTTTATCGACGAGGTCCACATGCTGGACATCGAGTGTTTCACCTACCTGAACCGCGCGCTGGAGTCGACCATCAGTCCCCATGTGATTCTTGCGACGAACCGTGGTCAGTCGActgtgcgcggcaccgAGTTTGACGGCGCAGGGGtcactgcgccgcatggcATTCCGCTGGACTTGCTGGATCGGTGCATGATTGTACGCACACTGCCGTACTCGCAAGACGAGATACAGGGCGTGATTCGTATCCGGACCGGAATTGAGGGCATTGTCGTCgcagacgatgcgctcaCAAAACTCACCGAGCTTGGGGCTCGCACGTCGCTCCGATTTGCTCTTCAGATACTGGCACCTGCATCGGTGCTGGCTAGCGTCTTGGGACGGTCGGAAATCACTGTCCAGGATGTCGAGCAGGCAAACAGTTTGTTTTTGGATGCGCGTGAGTCTGCGCGCAATCTCCAGTCCGGCATGCTGGGCAGTGCACCAAGTGGTTCGGACGGAACATTGATGGACGTCGCATAA
- a CDS encoding uncharacterized protein (COG:K; EggNog:ENOG503P593), whose product MEKRAEERGADDGRQPKKIKTEHVADEVENVSGMGESSDATLGAVASPHVSSTPPSAPAQLPAAQDARSALGTMSPGMSNLDRLANIAAQTQRTDGANVNPLLHTPTNPNLPLSLQRLQAVRSAHGSPMQGTPSGSNPGLAQPSMASSYDNLMDVMGFSGVDLRAEEVMIQQSSSLWEDASQSAAAVLNGAGSGQGLYLNIYPLSSMVHRIARQYGLKVDAATLDYLSIATRMRFRNLVESMVRSSRHRTNSSHQRKPVKDANGNPAYHEVLLSNPAKQLAAIEKADRIDEGNWRRLRLEREEAEAAAQEAAIAGEENGTPRNDARKSKRPSTSGRNLSEDVRKKLADSTAMRHLGANSITSKYAWLQSPGMRTSGPKSVREKEAGAEKSTATPSSNLPKPKFAPQQSTRLAPSHVHAGAWSDVAARQAAQREHERMAKARVTLLDALAALEREQAGGAGRGSGSRALYRARAWGKGRGSY is encoded by the coding sequence ATGGAAAAGCGTGCAGAAGAACGCGGGGCTGATGATGGACGTCAGCCAAAAAAGATCAAGACGGAGCATGTAGCAGACGAGGTTGAGAATGTGAGCGGGATGGGCGAGAGCAGTGATGCgacgcttggcgcggtAGCGTCACCACACGTGTCGTCAACACCGCCgtctgcgcctgcacagcttccagcggcgcaggatgcgcgcagtgcgctcggcacaaTGTCGCCGGGTATGAGCAACTTGGATCGCCTAGCAAATattgcggcgcaaacaCAGCGTACCGATGGTGCGAATGTGAACCCgttgctgcacacgcccaCGAATCCAAACCTCCCTCtctcgctgcagcgcctgcaagctgtgcgcagtgcacacgGATCGCCGATGCAAGGCACGCCATCCGGGAGCAATCCCGGTCTGGCGCAGCCCAGCATGGCGTCCTCCTACGATAACCTCATGGACGTGATGGGCTTTTCCGGCGTGGACCTCCGCGCGGAGGAAGTCATGATTCAGCAGTCCAGCTCGCTCTGGGAAGACGCGAGCCAgtcggcagcggcagtATTGAACGGTGCCGGGTCTGGGCAGGGCCTCTATTTGAACATATACCCACTTTCCAGTATGGTGCACCGCATTGCACGGCAGTACGGACTCAAAGTCGACGCTGCGACGCTCGACTATCTTAGTATTGCGACCCGCATGCGGTTCCGCAACTTGGTCGAGTCGATGGTGCGTTCATCGCGCCATCGCACCAACTCGTCGCACCAAAGGAAACCGGTAAAAGACGCGAATGGAAACCCCGCGTACCACGAAGTGCTCCTTTCCAACcccgccaagcagctcgctgcgATTGAAAAGGCAGATCGAATCGACGAAGGGAATTGGCGCAggctgcgcctcgagcgcgaagaggcCGAGGCCGCCGCACAAGAAGCGGCCATTGCGGGCGAGGAAAATGGCACCCCGCGCAACGATGCACGCAAGTCTAAGCGACCCAGCACCTCGGGGCGTAATTTGTCCGAGGACGTGCGCAAGAAACTCGCAGATAGCACGGCGATGCGGCACCTGGGCGCGAATAGCATCACGTCCAAGTACGCGTGGCTTCAGTCGCCGGGCATGCGCACGTCGGGGCCGAAATCCGTGCGGGAGAAGGAGGCGGGCGCGGAAAAGAGTAccgcgacgccgagcagcaACTTGCCGAAACCGAAattcgcgccgcagcaatCGACGCGTCTCGCACCGAGTCATGTgcatgcaggcgcatggTCCGACGTCGCTGCTCGTCAAGCGGCACAACGCGAGCACGAGCGGAtggccaaggcgcgtgTGACGCTACTggatgcgctcgctgcgttggagcgcgagcaggcgggcggcgctggccgtGGCTCGGGAAGTCGGGCATTGTACCGAGCGCGTGCCTGGGGCAAAGGCCGCGGATCGTATTGA
- a CDS encoding uncharacterized protein (BUSCO:EOG09262JZK) has translation MAPKIPGLAQLQSFTTKQPSKKTGNSDSPTELRNDLILRAARGEKTERTPVWVMRQAGRYLPEFRKIREKHEFFECCRDPEIASEITLQPILRYEGLLDAAIIFSDILVIPQAMGMEVEMVPGKGPTFLSPLDTPKDLDRLKKVDVDKDLGYVMQAITLTRKKLRGRVPLIGFCGAPWTLMAYMIEGGGSRSWEKAKQWLFNHPEDSRVLLDRIASTCAKFLVAQVYAGAQLLQVFDSWAGELTPHDFRTFALPYLRAIAVEVRDTLACKSAIVPPMIVFAKGALSHSLSEILRSGYDVVGLDQSIEPIVARSAVASTQLSSTKFSKAAGGKETGHTIALQGNMDPAILYAHPSVIEARVERMLRAKVGGFGGQGAYICNLGHGITPGVDPENLGAFLKAVRRVSREIQQEQNE, from the exons ATGGCCCCCAAGATCCCAGGCCTCGCACAATTGCAAAGCTTTACCACGAAGCAGCCCTCGAAAAAGACAGGCAATAGCGACTCTCCCACTGAACTGCGCAATGACCttattttgcgcgctgcgcgtggtGAAAAGACGGAGCGGACTCCCGTCTGGGTGATGCGCCAAGCTGGACGCTATCTTCCAG AATTCCGCAAGATCCGCGAGAAGCACGAGTTTTTTGAGTGCTGCCGTGATCCCGAGATCGCATCTGAGATTACACTGCAGCCGATTTTGCGCTATGAGGGCCTGCTGGATGCTGCAATCATCTTTTCCGACATCCTTGTGATTCCCCAAGCGATGGGAATGGAGGTGGAAATGGTGCCTGGAAAAGGCCCGACATTTCTTTCTCCGCTCGACACACCAAAAGACTTGGACCGCTTGAAAAAAGTGGATGTCGACAAGGACCTCGGCTACGTGATGCAGGCCATTACGCTCACACGCAAGAAACTCAGAGGCCGCGTACCTTTGATCGGGTTCTGTGGCGCGCCTTGGACTCTGATGGCATATATGATTGAGGGTGGCGGATCGCGTAGCTGGGAGAAGGCAAAGCAGTGGCTTTTCAACCACCCTGAAGATAGCAGGGTATTGCTGGACCGCATCGCGTCCACCTGTGCAAAGTTTCTTGTTGCACAAGTGTAtgctggcgcgcagcttctcCAGGTCTTTGACTCATGGGCCGGTGAGCTTACTCCGCACGATTTCCGCACATTTGCGCTTCCGTACTTACGCGCCATCGCTGTCGAGGTCCGCGACACGCTTGCTTGCAAGTCGGCCATAGTGCCCCCCATGATTGTGTTTGCCAAAGGCGCGTTATCCCATTCGCTTTCCGAGATACTGCGCAGTGGATACGATGTTGTTGGTCTCGACCAGTCGATTGAGCCtatcgtcgcgcgcagcgccgtcgcaTCCACGCAGCTCAGCAGCACCAAGTTTTCCAAGGCTGCTGGAGGCAAAGAAACAGGGCACACtattgcgctgcaaggtaACATGGATCCCGCGATCTTGTACGCACATCCATCTGTGATTGAGGCGCGTGTCGAgcggatgctgcgcgcgaaagTAGGTGGCTTTGGCGGGCAAGGCGCGTATATCTGCAACTTGGGTCATGGTATCACGCCTGGTGTAGACCCCGAGAATCTCGGCGCATTCCTTAAggccgtgcggcgcgtcagCCGCGAGATTCAGCAGGAGCAGAACGAATAG